A portion of the Candidatus Hydrogenedentota bacterium genome contains these proteins:
- the dnaG gene encoding DNA primase yields MPKYSREVVAQVLAANDIVDVVGSCVELKPAGSGRFKACCPFHNEKTPSFTVSRDRQQYYCFGCEKHGDAIGFLIEFEGLTFIESLRKLADRGGVRLPAVSDYDDREDHLRAQLVEAGKFAARFFQDCIGDVLKGGLGRQYLKTRELKPETVKRFGLGYAPDGGNRFVEAARAKGFKDNVIEASGLARRNERGLFDFFRNRLMIPIRDISGNPVAFGGRDLGDGVPKYINSPENALYKKTRTLYGLFEAREGMRREKRVLLVEGYFDLMRCFDAGIDHVVATCGTALTAEQAALIRRYVPEVVIVYDADLAGIRAALRGVSLLTNAGLTVRAMTLPDGKDPDEYIRKHGPESFRALADAAADFVTFYVRMSENRLDTIEGRTAVARELFVILAGINDELRVNEYLRHMARALQLGEWACRSEFARLRHEQEARPPTVEAPPRRAFSMPDRDFIAALLQYPGLLERAHEALNGISLQPGPVIQVLKALWEDNGASPVFHNDEDAGMLYAAAANWDEITPETAANIVAEYVKNLKRALLKAESENVQRLILQAERAMDRESIPELLRQKAGIDRQIQGLGAA; encoded by the coding sequence GTGCCGAAGTATTCAAGAGAAGTGGTGGCGCAGGTGCTTGCGGCGAACGACATCGTTGACGTCGTGGGTTCCTGCGTGGAATTGAAACCGGCCGGATCGGGCCGGTTCAAGGCCTGTTGTCCTTTCCACAACGAAAAAACACCCTCGTTCACCGTCAGCCGCGACCGCCAGCAGTATTACTGCTTTGGTTGCGAAAAGCACGGCGACGCCATCGGTTTCCTGATCGAATTCGAGGGATTGACCTTTATTGAATCGTTGCGCAAGCTCGCGGATCGCGGCGGCGTCCGCTTGCCCGCCGTGTCGGATTACGACGACCGCGAAGATCACCTGCGGGCGCAATTGGTCGAGGCCGGCAAATTCGCGGCCCGTTTTTTTCAGGACTGCATCGGCGACGTGCTGAAAGGCGGACTGGGGCGCCAGTACCTCAAGACCCGCGAGTTGAAGCCGGAAACCGTCAAGCGGTTCGGACTGGGCTACGCGCCGGACGGCGGCAACCGGTTCGTGGAAGCGGCCCGCGCAAAGGGATTCAAGGACAACGTCATCGAGGCATCCGGCCTGGCCCGGCGCAACGAACGAGGCCTTTTCGATTTCTTTCGCAACCGTCTGATGATTCCCATCCGCGACATTTCGGGCAACCCCGTCGCGTTTGGCGGACGCGACCTGGGCGATGGCGTTCCGAAATACATCAACTCGCCGGAAAACGCGTTGTACAAGAAAACTCGCACCCTGTACGGCCTGTTCGAGGCGCGCGAGGGCATGCGCCGCGAAAAGCGGGTCTTGCTGGTCGAGGGGTATTTCGACCTGATGCGCTGTTTCGACGCGGGAATCGATCATGTCGTGGCCACCTGCGGCACGGCGCTGACCGCCGAGCAGGCCGCCCTGATCCGCCGGTATGTGCCGGAAGTCGTTATCGTCTACGACGCCGACCTCGCCGGCATTCGCGCGGCCCTCCGCGGAGTAAGCCTGCTGACCAACGCCGGCCTGACCGTCCGGGCCATGACGCTGCCCGACGGCAAGGACCCCGACGAATACATCCGAAAACACGGACCGGAATCCTTCCGGGCGCTGGCCGACGCCGCGGCGGATTTCGTTACCTTCTATGTGCGGATGAGCGAAAACCGCCTCGACACCATCGAGGGCCGGACCGCTGTCGCCCGGGAACTCTTCGTCATCCTGGCCGGCATCAACGACGAATTGCGCGTGAATGAATATCTGAGACACATGGCCCGCGCCCTTCAACTCGGCGAATGGGCCTGTCGAAGCGAATTCGCCCGGCTCCGCCACGAACAGGAGGCCCGCCCCCCCACCGTGGAAGCACCGCCACGGCGCGCCTTCTCCATGCCGGATCGGGATTTCATTGCCGCCCTGCTACAGTATCCCGGCCTGCTCGAACGCGCGCATGAAGCACTCAACGGCATTTCCCTGCAACCCGGACCCGTAATCCAGGTATTGAAGGCATTATGGGAAGATAACGGCGCTTCGCCGGTGTTTCATAACGATGAGGACGCCGGCATGTTGTACGCGGCGGCGGCGAACTGGGATGAAATCACGCCGGAAACGGCGGCCAATATCGTGGCCGAATATGTCAAAAACCTCAAACGGGCCTTACTCAAGGCTGAAAGCGAAAATGTGCAACGCTTGATTCTCCAGGCCGAACGCGCCATGGACCGGGAAAGCATTCCCGAATTACTTCGGCAAAAGGCGGGCATCGATCGACAAATCCAGGGTTTGGGCGCGGCATGA